In one Nicotiana sylvestris chromosome 8, ASM39365v2, whole genome shotgun sequence genomic region, the following are encoded:
- the LOC138874625 gene encoding uncharacterized mitochondrial protein AtMg00810-like: MLIVQVYVDDIIFGATTDSLCEEFAKLMGSEFEMSMMGELNFFLGLQVKQSPKDTSICQQKYIRKLLKRFDMEASKVIDTPIATVTRLDVDETGSPVNQTMYRGIIGSLLYLTANRPDIVFSVGLCARFKSNPKESHLKAAKRIMRYLKGTRDLVLYCPLGDSFNLIEYVDADYAGYLVDRKSTSGMAHFLGSCLISWGTRK, from the coding sequence atgctcattgttcaggtttatgttgatgatatcatttttggagcaacaaCTGACTCTCTATGTGAAGAATTCGCAAAACTTatgggaagtgaatttgaaatgagcatgatgggtgaaTTAAACTTTTTcctgggtcttcaagtaaaacagtccccAAAGGATACTtccatttgtcagcaaaaatacattagaaaactcttgaagaggtttgacatggaagcatcaaaagtgatagacactcccattgcaactGTCACCCGACTAGATGtggatgaaactggatctcctgtgaatcaaacaatgtatagaggcattattgggtcacTTCTCTATCTCACTGCCAATCGTCCTGATATTGTTTTCAGTGTGGGGTTGTGTGCGAGGTttaaatcaaatcccaaggaatctcacttgaaggctgccaaaagaataatgagatatctcaaaggaacgcGGGACCTGGTGCTATATTGTCCATTAGGTGATAGTTTTAATCTGATTGAATATGTTGATGcagactatgcaggttatcttgtggacagaaAAAGCACTTCTGGGATGGCTCACTTCTTAGGatcatgtcttatctcttggggGACAAGGAAATAa
- the LOC104215645 gene encoding uncharacterized oxidoreductase At4g09670-like: MAENENPVRFGIIGCAEIARKMSRAINLSPNSTLYAIASRSIEKAKNFAIKNSLLSDSIKLYGNYIELLNDPFVDAVYMPLPTSFHVHWAILVAEKKKHLLLEKPTALNVSELDKIIEACERNGVQLMDASMWYHHPRTAKMKEFISDPKLFGQVKAIHSSSSYSPGPEFLENNIRVKPDLDALGALGDAGWYCIGAILWAMNQNLPTTVTALPTVARNSAGVILTCSASLYWEKEETVATFYCSFVSHETMDLKVYGSNGTFYLYDFIIPMDENSASFSFTSGAKFVDRHIGWNVKPQAVEVTSKLPQEASMIQEFSRLVKAIEVSKSKPESKWPHSSRVTQLVLDAVNKSIDLGFQPVHM; the protein is encoded by the exons ATGGCAGAAAATGAAAACCCAGTTCGTTTTGGCATCATAGGATGTGCAGAAATTGCAAGAAAAATGTCAAGAGCCATAAATTTATCTCCAAATTCAACCCTTTACGCTATAGCAAGTCGTTCAATTGAAAAAGCCAAGAATTTTGCAATCAAGAACAGTTTATTATCAGATTCTATAAAACTTTATGGAAATTATATTGAATTACTTAATGACCCTTTTGTTGATGCCGTTTATATGCCTTTACCTACTAGTTTTCACGTTCATTGGGCAATTTTGGTTGCTGAAAAAAAGAAGCATTTGTTGTTGGAAAAACCTACTGCTTTGAATGTAAGTGAACTTGATAAGATTATTGAAGCTTGTGAAAGAAATGGTGTTCAGCTTATGGATGCTAGTATGTGGTATCATCATCCTAGAACTGCTAAAATGAAGGAGTTCATTTCTGATCCTAAACTCTTTGGACAAGTCAAAGCA ATTCACAGCTCGTCATCATATTCACCGGGTCCGGAATTTCTTGAAAACAACATCAGAGTAAAGCCAGACTTGGATGCCCTTGGGGCGCTGGGAGATGCGGGTTGGTACTGCATTGGCGCGATATTATGGGCTATGAACCAAAACCTGCCAACAACTGTGACTGCACTGCCTACTGTTGCAAGAAACTCGGCTGGGGTTATCTTGACATGCAGTGCCTCCTTGTATTGGGAAAAAGAGGAAACTGTCGCTACGTTTTACTGCTCTTTCGTTTCACATGAAACGATGGACTTGAAAGTTTATGGCTCTAATGGTACCTTTTATCTCTACGACTTCATTATCCCCATGGACGAGAACTCTGCTTCGTTCAGCTTTACTTCTGGTGCCAAGTTTGTGGATCGCCATATCGGATGGAACGTGAAACCTCAGGCAGTTGAAGTAACTTCTAAGTTGCCACAAGAGGCTTCTATGATTCAAGAATTTTCTAGGCTGGTTAAGGCTATTGAAGTATCGAAAAGCAAACCGGAGAGCAAGTGGCCACATAGTAGCAGAGTCACTCAACTTGTGCTAGATGCTGTGAACAAATCTATTGACCTTGGTTTCCAACCAGTTCATATGTAA